From one [Ruminococcus] lactaris ATCC 29176 genomic stretch:
- a CDS encoding SPFH domain-containing protein, translating to MEEKILTTKKNGMAVLLLTSLLYLAAVAVCVLSSVSMSNDITPLNITGLVLSIIWLALGWIPFAGLKVLKPQEALVLTLFGKYIGSLKDSGFYFVNPFSIGVNPAAKTKLSQSGDVDNHSKKDTSIASLLGSNSLSLSDESSNKKISLKIMTLNNSRQKINDCLGNPIEIGIAVTWRVVDTAKAVFNVDNYKEYLSLQCDGALRNIVRIYPYDTAPDIDTTGDGKADEGSLRGSSEIVAARIRDEIQKKVADAGLEIIEARITYLAYAPEIAAVMLQRQQASAIIDARKMIVDGAVGMVEMALDQLNEKGVVELDEERKAAMVSNLLVVLCGNHDTQPIINSGSLY from the coding sequence ATGGAAGAAAAAATCTTAACAACCAAAAAAAATGGTATGGCAGTCCTGCTGCTTACCTCTCTGCTTTATCTTGCAGCGGTTGCAGTCTGTGTCCTGTCATCTGTCTCTATGAGCAATGACATCACACCACTCAATATAACCGGACTGGTTCTCAGCATTATCTGGTTAGCTCTTGGATGGATTCCTTTTGCCGGACTGAAAGTATTAAAGCCACAGGAAGCACTTGTCCTCACTCTTTTTGGAAAGTATATCGGCTCTCTGAAAGATTCAGGATTTTATTTTGTAAATCCATTCTCTATCGGAGTCAATCCTGCTGCAAAGACAAAATTAAGCCAGAGCGGTGATGTAGACAATCACTCTAAAAAAGATACTTCTATCGCAAGCCTCTTAGGCAGCAATAGTCTTTCCCTTTCAGATGAATCTTCTAATAAGAAAATTTCTTTGAAGATCATGACTCTGAATAATTCACGACAGAAGATCAACGACTGCCTTGGTAATCCAATCGAGATCGGAATTGCTGTTACGTGGCGTGTTGTGGATACTGCAAAAGCAGTATTCAATGTAGATAATTATAAGGAATATCTTTCTCTCCAGTGCGACGGTGCTTTACGCAATATCGTACGGATCTATCCTTATGACACAGCCCCTGATATCGATACAACCGGAGACGGGAAGGCAGACGAAGGAAGCCTTCGCGGCTCCAGCGAGATCGTAGCAGCAAGAATCCGTGATGAGATTCAGAAAAAAGTAGCCGATGCAGGACTTGAGATTATTGAAGCCCGCATCACTTACCTTGCTTATGCCCCGGAAATCGCTGCCGTAATGCTTCAGCGTCAACAGGCATCTGCGATCATTGATGCAAGAAAGATGATCGTTGACGGTGCTGTCGGAATGGTTGAAATGGCTTTAGACCAGTTAAATGAAAAGGGTGTAGTAGAACTGGATGAAGAACGAAAAGCTGCAATGGTATCCAATCTGCTCGTTGTTCTCTGCGGCAACCACGACACCCAGCCGATCATTAATTCAGGAAGTCTTTATTAA